CACTCTCCGTTCTCGATAGCATTCTTGAACAGTATCGGGTCGTGCAGCATGGCGTCTCCATGTACTTCGGCTCAGCCGAGCCTCTCTCGCGCGAGCATCTACGCAGAATAAAAGCGCTCGTCCGTCGCACGAAAACTCCCTGGCTCTCCGACCATCTCTGCTGGGGCTCCGTCGACGGCACTTATACGCATGATCTGCTGCCCATGCCTTACACCTTTGAGGCCGCCCGTGTCACCGCCGAAAAAATTCGCCAGGCACAGGACTTCCTCGAAGTTCCTATCGCCGTCGAAAACGTCTCCAGTTACGCCGAGTTCCACGTCTCCGAGATGACCGAGTGGGAGTTTCTCAACGAGGTCGTCGAGCAAGCCGACTGCGGCATTCTTCTCGACGTCAACAACATCTACGTCTCCTCGCAGAACCACGGCTTCGATCCGCGCACGTACGTTGAATCCATCCCCGCCCACCGCGTTGCGCAGATTCATATCGCCGGCCACTCGAAGTTTGAGAAATACATCCTCGACACTC
This portion of the Edaphobacter sp. 4G125 genome encodes:
- the bufB gene encoding MNIO family bufferin maturase is translated as MPANRFNAFTDYGVGIGLRVPHYRHILEKKPVVDWFEIISENYMVDAGRPLSVLDSILEQYRVVQHGVSMYFGSAEPLSREHLRRIKALVRRTKTPWLSDHLCWGSVDGTYTHDLLPMPYTFEAARVTAEKIRQAQDFLEVPIAVENVSSYAEFHVSEMTEWEFLNEVVEQADCGILLDVNNIYVSSQNHGFDPRTYVESIPAHRVAQIHIAGHSKFEKYILDTHDHPVLDPVWSLYARAIERCGPTATLLEWDDHIPSFDEVHTEALKANRYLNPQSTQEPLAVTA